A DNA window from Leptolyngbya sp. KIOST-1 contains the following coding sequences:
- a CDS encoding SDR family oxidoreductase, translating to MKAAILGCGYVGTAVAQLWKSQGISVTATTTSPNRVHDLRAIADAVQVVNGSDAEGIATLLQNQDTLLICVGAGRQADYREVYLNTAKTVVGALDRAPSLKQIIFTSTYSVYGNYEGAWVREDDPAKPATDNGRTMAEAEQTLLNAATGDRAVCIFRLGGIYGPGRELAKIYSRAAGQTRPGAGHEASNWVHLDDIVGAIAFAQAHHLSGLYNLVQDEIPTVRELIDRVCTAHHLAPVQWDPSQPSARPYNVRVSNQKLKAAGYSFRHPQFEGI from the coding sequence ATGAAAGCAGCAATTCTTGGCTGTGGCTATGTGGGTACAGCCGTAGCGCAACTGTGGAAATCCCAGGGTATCAGCGTAACGGCAACGACGACCAGCCCCAATCGGGTGCATGATTTGCGAGCAATAGCTGATGCTGTTCAGGTGGTCAACGGATCAGACGCCGAGGGCATCGCGACACTCCTGCAAAACCAGGACACCCTGCTGATCTGCGTGGGAGCCGGTCGCCAGGCCGACTACCGGGAGGTCTACCTCAACACCGCCAAAACCGTCGTAGGGGCGCTCGATCGCGCACCGAGCCTGAAGCAAATCATCTTTACCAGCACCTACTCGGTCTACGGCAACTACGAAGGCGCCTGGGTGCGAGAGGACGACCCTGCCAAACCCGCCACTGACAACGGCCGCACCATGGCGGAGGCAGAGCAAACCCTGCTGAATGCGGCCACGGGCGATCGGGCGGTCTGCATTTTTCGCCTCGGCGGCATCTACGGCCCCGGACGAGAGCTAGCCAAGATCTACAGCCGCGCCGCCGGTCAGACCCGCCCTGGGGCTGGACACGAGGCCAGCAACTGGGTCCACCTGGACGACATTGTGGGGGCGATCGCCTTTGCCCAGGCCCACCACCTCAGCGGCCTCTACAACCTGGTGCAGGACGAAATCCCCACCGTGCGTGAGCTGATCGATCGCGTCTGCACCGCCCACCACCTCGCCCCAGTCCAGTGGGACCCCTCCCAGCCCAGCGCCCGCCCCTACAACGTGCGGGTGTCAAACCAGAAGCTCAAGGCGGCGGGGTATAGCTTTCGGCACCCACAGTTTGAGGGCATTTAG
- the mutS gene encoding DNA mismatch repair protein MutS has protein sequence MSGSSPTADPQPPIPERLAKHTVRYADHHAVNWDDLTPMMRHYVEMKEQYPHALVLYRVGDFFETFFQDAIAIARELELVLTSKDAGKAIGRVPLAGIPHHALDRYCTLLVEKGYAIAICDQVEDPAVAQGLVKREVTRVITPGTVIEEGMLSASQNNFLASVVVAGHHWGLAHADVSTGEFLTTQGEDLDQLAQELLRLQPAEVLFPVDAPNLGAMLRPGDQSDQLPDCLPRQFCYTLRPQGPYSQSEARQRLLQRFRLRSLEGLGCDHLPLAVRAAGGLLHYVEETQKTVQAPLQPLCTYTLAAYLVIDHQTRRNLEITQTQRDSTYNGSLLWALDRTVTAMGGRTLRRWLLQPLLDVKGIQSRQSTIQELLRDGNLRQMLQHKLKQIYDLERLAGRAGSGTANARDLVALAESFLRLPELAALAEQAKSPYLQALQYVPPELEQLGQLLRSHLVETPPLYLTEGHLIRDGVNGQLDDLRQQAKDDQKWIAELEPAERKRTGISTLKVGFNKAFGYYISLSRAKAELAPDDYIRKQTLTNEERYITPELKEREARVFNIESEINALEYEIFNQLREKVGEQVELIRKVAAAVAAADVLCGLAEVAIFQGYCCPEIDESRAIALEAGRHPVVEQLLPAGFFVPNSTFMGTTPGDRPATDPQDLIILTGPNASGKSCYLRQVGLIQLMAQMGSFVPAKAARLGVCDRIFTRVGAVDDLASGQSTFMVEMNETANILNHATPRSLVLLDEIGRGTATFDGLAIAWAVAEHLAVDIAARTIFATHYHELNELAALVPNVANYQVTVKELPDQIIFLHQVQPGGADKSYGIEAGRLAGLPPSVIQRARDVMREIERNSTIAVGLRGEVPKASRPRRRVKDAAATYAPSDQLDLFGKP, from the coding sequence ATGTCTGGTTCCTCCCCCACCGCCGACCCCCAGCCACCCATCCCCGAGCGCCTGGCCAAGCACACCGTCCGCTACGCCGACCACCACGCGGTGAACTGGGACGACCTGACGCCGATGATGCGCCACTACGTGGAGATGAAGGAGCAGTATCCCCACGCCCTGGTGCTGTACCGGGTGGGGGACTTTTTTGAGACGTTTTTTCAGGATGCGATCGCGATCGCCCGCGAGCTCGAACTCGTCCTCACCAGCAAAGACGCCGGTAAGGCCATTGGGCGGGTGCCCCTGGCGGGCATTCCCCACCACGCCCTCGATCGCTACTGCACCCTGCTGGTGGAAAAGGGCTATGCGATCGCCATCTGCGACCAGGTGGAAGACCCCGCCGTAGCCCAGGGCCTAGTCAAGCGCGAAGTCACCCGAGTGATCACCCCCGGCACCGTGATCGAAGAGGGCATGCTCAGCGCCAGCCAGAACAACTTTCTGGCCTCGGTGGTGGTGGCGGGGCACCACTGGGGACTGGCCCACGCCGATGTCTCCACCGGGGAATTCCTCACCACCCAGGGGGAAGACCTGGATCAGCTCGCGCAGGAATTGCTCAGGCTCCAGCCCGCCGAGGTGCTGTTTCCGGTGGATGCGCCTAATTTGGGGGCGATGCTGCGGCCTGGCGACCAGTCGGACCAATTGCCCGATTGCCTGCCCCGGCAGTTTTGCTACACCCTGCGCCCCCAAGGCCCCTATAGCCAGAGCGAGGCCCGTCAGCGGTTGCTGCAACGGTTTCGGCTGAGGTCACTGGAGGGCCTCGGCTGCGACCACCTGCCCCTGGCGGTGCGGGCGGCGGGGGGCCTGCTGCACTACGTCGAAGAAACCCAAAAGACCGTGCAGGCCCCGCTCCAGCCCCTCTGCACCTACACCCTGGCCGCCTACCTGGTGATCGACCACCAAACCCGCCGCAACCTGGAGATCACCCAGACCCAGCGCGACAGCACCTACAACGGCTCTTTGCTCTGGGCGCTGGACCGCACCGTCACTGCCATGGGCGGGCGTACCCTGCGCCGCTGGCTGCTGCAACCGCTGCTGGATGTCAAGGGGATCCAATCTCGCCAATCCACCATTCAAGAACTGCTGCGGGACGGCAACCTGCGCCAGATGCTCCAGCACAAGCTAAAGCAGATCTACGACCTGGAACGGCTGGCGGGTAGAGCTGGGTCGGGCACCGCCAACGCGCGGGACCTGGTGGCCCTGGCGGAGTCGTTTCTGCGGCTGCCGGAGCTGGCGGCCCTGGCGGAGCAGGCGAAATCCCCCTACTTGCAAGCGCTGCAGTACGTGCCGCCGGAGCTGGAGCAACTGGGGCAACTGCTGCGATCGCACCTGGTGGAAACCCCGCCCCTCTACCTCACCGAGGGCCACCTGATCCGCGATGGGGTGAACGGCCAACTCGACGACCTGCGCCAGCAAGCCAAGGACGACCAGAAGTGGATCGCGGAGTTGGAGCCCGCCGAACGGAAACGGACCGGCATCTCGACGCTCAAGGTGGGCTTTAACAAAGCCTTTGGCTACTACATCAGCCTCTCCCGCGCCAAGGCCGAACTGGCCCCCGACGACTACATCCGCAAACAGACCCTCACCAACGAGGAGCGCTACATCACCCCCGAACTGAAGGAGCGGGAGGCGCGGGTGTTCAACATCGAGTCTGAAATTAACGCCCTGGAGTACGAGATCTTTAACCAGCTGCGGGAAAAAGTGGGCGAACAGGTGGAGCTGATCCGCAAGGTGGCCGCCGCCGTGGCTGCCGCCGATGTGCTCTGCGGGCTGGCGGAGGTGGCCATCTTCCAGGGCTACTGCTGCCCGGAGATCGATGAGAGTCGGGCGATCGCCCTGGAAGCGGGCCGCCACCCTGTGGTAGAACAACTGCTGCCCGCCGGGTTCTTTGTGCCCAACTCCACGTTTATGGGCACGACTCCGGGCGATCGCCCCGCCACCGATCCCCAGGATTTGATCATCCTCACTGGCCCCAACGCCAGCGGCAAGAGCTGCTACCTGCGCCAGGTGGGGCTGATTCAGCTGATGGCCCAGATGGGCAGCTTTGTACCGGCGAAGGCGGCGCGGCTGGGGGTGTGCGATCGCATCTTCACCCGCGTCGGGGCCGTGGACGACCTGGCCAGCGGCCAGTCCACCTTCATGGTGGAGATGAACGAGACGGCGAATATCCTCAACCACGCCACCCCCCGCTCCCTGGTGCTGCTGGACGAGATTGGCCGGGGCACCGCCACCTTCGACGGGCTGGCGATCGCCTGGGCCGTGGCCGAGCACCTGGCGGTGGACATCGCCGCCCGCACCATTTTTGCCACCCACTACCACGAGCTCAACGAGCTGGCCGCTCTGGTGCCCAACGTCGCCAACTACCAGGTCACGGTCAAAGAACTGCCCGACCAGATCATCTTTCTGCACCAGGTGCAGCCCGGCGGGGCCGACAAGTCCTACGGCATCGAGGCGGGGCGACTGGCGGGGCTGCCCCCTTCGGTGATCCAGCGGGCCCGCGACGTGATGCGCGAGATTGAGCGCAACAGCACCATTGCCGTGGGCCTGCGGGGGGAAGTACCCAAGGCCAGTCGGCCCCGCCGCCGGGTTAAGGATGCCGCCGCCACCTACGCCCCCTCCGACCAGCTAGATTTGTTTGGTAAGCCGTGA
- the rsmA gene encoding 16S rRNA (adenine(1518)-N(6)/adenine(1519)-N(6))-dimethyltransferase RsmA encodes MFSQPTRKRFGQHWLTDEKVLHRMLEAAAVTRQDTVLEIGPGTGALTRWLLPLAKAVVAVEIDRDLIRKLNNQFAKHDNFRLVPSDILELDIAAASRDKYFDYGLPNKVVANIPYYITGPILEKLLGTLATPNPEPYDAIVLLVQKEVAERLYAKPGKKAFGALSVRVQYLADCELVCPVPARAFQPPPQVDSAVVKITPRPPAKPSDDLAGFDRLVKLGFGSKRKMLRNNLKGVIDRDELETIMTDLGIEPTARAEDLSVEQWVALSNTILKQSSPSD; translated from the coding sequence ATGTTTTCTCAACCCACCCGCAAGCGCTTTGGCCAGCACTGGCTCACCGACGAAAAGGTGCTCCACCGCATGCTGGAGGCCGCCGCCGTCACCCGGCAGGATACGGTGCTGGAGATTGGCCCCGGCACCGGGGCGCTGACTCGCTGGCTGCTGCCGTTGGCAAAGGCCGTGGTGGCGGTGGAAATCGATCGCGACCTGATTCGCAAGCTGAACAACCAGTTCGCTAAGCACGACAACTTTCGCCTGGTGCCCAGTGACATTCTGGAGCTAGATATCGCTGCCGCCTCGCGGGATAAGTACTTTGACTACGGCCTGCCCAACAAGGTGGTGGCCAACATTCCTTACTACATCACCGGACCCATTTTAGAGAAGCTGCTGGGCACCCTGGCCACCCCAAACCCGGAGCCCTACGACGCGATCGTGCTGCTGGTGCAGAAAGAAGTGGCCGAGCGACTCTACGCCAAGCCGGGGAAGAAGGCCTTTGGGGCGTTGTCGGTGCGGGTGCAGTACCTGGCGGACTGTGAGCTGGTCTGCCCGGTGCCGGCGCGGGCCTTTCAGCCGCCGCCCCAGGTGGACTCGGCGGTGGTGAAAATCACGCCGCGTCCCCCCGCTAAGCCATCCGATGACCTGGCCGGGTTCGATCGCCTGGTGAAGCTGGGCTTTGGCAGCAAGCGCAAGATGTTGCGCAACAACCTCAAGGGGGTGATCGATCGCGACGAGTTAGAAACGATCATGACCGACCTGGGCATTGAACCCACCGCCCGTGCCGAAGACCTCAGCGTTGAGCAGTGGGTGGCGCTGAGTAATACAATCCTGAAGCAGTCGTCACCCTCGGATTAG
- the rnc gene encoding ribonuclease III translates to MPIPDFSNSRLLRQALTHSSYAYEHPTEGLNMENSDYERLEFLGDSIIELVVRDLLFARYPSMSEGEMSKRGDRLVSKSFLASLSVQLGIPPLLRLGSGAQHERDNPSVQADAFEAMVGAYRLDAGLDAAYKYVADIFRPLVDMALDFRATDPVSEFQEYVQAHIGNSVLPEYRVLEASGPDHAKVFTLEVWVESTKYGAGRGNSKKEAKKNAALEALKRVKR, encoded by the coding sequence ATGCCTATTCCTGACTTTAGTAATTCTCGACTTCTGCGCCAAGCTCTTACCCATAGCAGCTACGCCTATGAGCATCCTACCGAAGGCCTTAATATGGAAAACTCTGATTATGAGCGTTTGGAATTCTTGGGCGATAGCATTATAGAACTGGTCGTTAGAGATTTGTTGTTTGCTCGTTACCCCAGCATGAGCGAAGGAGAAATGTCGAAGCGTGGCGATCGCCTGGTGAGTAAATCCTTTTTAGCCTCTTTGTCAGTTCAGTTAGGTATTCCACCACTGCTGAGGTTGGGATCTGGGGCGCAGCATGAGCGCGATAATCCTAGTGTTCAAGCCGATGCTTTTGAAGCTATGGTAGGTGCTTATCGATTGGATGCTGGCTTAGACGCAGCTTATAAGTATGTGGCAGATATCTTCAGGCCACTAGTCGATATGGCGTTAGATTTTCGAGCAACAGATCCAGTCAGCGAATTTCAGGAGTACGTACAGGCCCACATTGGTAATTCTGTGCTGCCTGAATATCGTGTTTTAGAAGCCAGTGGTCCCGATCATGCTAAGGTCTTCACCCTTGAAGTATGGGTGGAGTCTACCAAATATGGTGCTGGTCGAGGTAACAGTAAGAAAGAAGCGAAGAAAAACGCTGCTTTAGAAGCACTTAAGAGGGTTAAGCGATGA
- a CDS encoding NYN domain-containing protein produces the protein MTLEMVHRPTVAVFADAQNVNLFKHSTAILDFVNSLGDVPCLYAYHHWRSVPLKKEQKLQSQSWRCVDIPTIAKNEVDKNLMKDFVELCRFREPDILVLITNDGDFEKMVRPYLKPGRQVIVIGYKSNMSQKLRRLLPKGILFVENLRNALPGLT, from the coding sequence ATGACACTCGAAATGGTTCATCGGCCCACTGTTGCCGTATTTGCTGACGCCCAAAACGTCAATCTTTTCAAACACAGCACCGCCATTCTCGATTTCGTAAATAGTTTGGGTGATGTACCTTGTTTATACGCCTACCATCATTGGCGTTCCGTCCCTCTAAAAAAAGAGCAGAAACTTCAATCTCAATCCTGGCGATGTGTTGATATTCCTACCATTGCCAAGAATGAAGTAGACAAGAACCTGATGAAAGATTTTGTGGAACTTTGTCGGTTTCGAGAGCCTGACATTCTTGTTCTTATTACCAACGATGGTGATTTTGAAAAAATGGTTAGGCCATATCTAAAGCCGGGTCGGCAGGTCATTGTCATTGGCTATAAAAGCAACATGAGCCAAAAATTGCGACGATTGTTGCCTAAGGGAATACTCTTTGTTGAGAATCTCCGTAATGCACTCCCTGGTTTAACCTAG
- the recF gene encoding DNA replication/repair protein RecF (All proteins in this family for which functions are known are DNA-binding proteins that assist the filamentation of RecA onto DNA for the initiation of recombination or recombinational repair.) — protein MYLTHLSLRHFRNYGEQQIDFAAPKTILVGENAQGKSNLLEAVELLATLKSHRTGRDRDLVQQDQPMAQITAAVRRDLGMADLSLVLRQAGRRTAILNGEKLRRQLDFLGALNAVQFSSLDLDLVRGGPGERRTWLDTLLVQLEPVYAHILSQYNQVLKQRNALIKKSYTDDEGEAEPIDATEFALWDAQLAALGTRVIRRRARAIARLAPIAHQWHQAISGQREDLQIHYQPNVPMTEDDPQAIQASFLEKIKLRTVAEQHQRTSLVGPHRDDIEFAINDTPSRQYGSQGQQRTLVLALKLAELHLIDEVIGEPPLLLLDDVLAELDLNRQNQLLEAIQDRFQTIITTTHLGAFGSQWMRSSQILTVSAGQIENS, from the coding sequence TTGTACCTGACTCACCTATCGCTGAGGCACTTTCGCAACTATGGCGAGCAGCAGATCGACTTTGCCGCTCCCAAGACCATTCTGGTGGGGGAAAATGCCCAGGGCAAGTCGAACCTGCTGGAGGCGGTGGAGCTACTGGCCACGCTGAAATCGCACCGGACGGGGCGCGATCGCGATCTAGTGCAGCAGGATCAGCCGATGGCCCAAATCACCGCTGCGGTGCGTCGGGATCTGGGCATGGCCGATCTGTCTCTGGTGCTGCGGCAGGCGGGGCGGCGCACGGCCATTCTCAATGGCGAAAAGCTGCGCCGACAGCTCGACTTTTTGGGGGCGCTCAATGCGGTGCAGTTCTCCAGCCTTGACCTCGACCTGGTGCGGGGCGGGCCGGGGGAGCGGCGCACCTGGCTCGATACCTTGCTGGTGCAGCTGGAGCCGGTCTACGCCCACATTCTCAGTCAGTACAACCAGGTGCTGAAACAGCGCAACGCCCTGATTAAAAAGTCCTACACCGACGACGAGGGAGAAGCTGAACCCATCGACGCTACCGAGTTTGCCCTGTGGGATGCTCAGCTGGCGGCACTGGGCACTCGGGTAATTCGGCGACGGGCCAGGGCGATCGCCCGACTGGCCCCAATCGCCCACCAGTGGCACCAGGCCATCAGCGGCCAGCGGGAAGACTTACAGATTCACTACCAGCCCAACGTGCCGATGACGGAGGATGACCCCCAGGCGATCCAGGCCAGCTTTTTGGAAAAGATTAAGCTGCGGACCGTGGCCGAACAGCACCAGCGCACCAGCCTGGTTGGCCCCCACCGCGACGACATCGAGTTCGCCATCAACGACACCCCCAGCCGCCAGTACGGCTCCCAGGGGCAGCAGCGCACCCTGGTCCTGGCCCTCAAGCTGGCGGAACTGCACCTGATCGATGAGGTGATCGGCGAACCGCCCCTGCTGCTGCTCGACGATGTGCTGGCCGAGCTGGACCTGAATCGCCAAAATCAGCTGCTAGAGGCGATTCAAGACCGATTTCAAACCATTATTACCACCACCCACCTTGGCGCTTTCGGCAGTCAGTGGATGAGGTCATCGCAAATTTTGACGGTGAGTGCCGGACAAATTGAGAACTCCTAA
- a CDS encoding alpha/beta hydrolase family protein translates to MGPNLADFPLVVSYDLGTTTLDQTGVDPALEAMPIALTGAIALPPGTAPVPWVVVLHGRHAGCHFQPEATSQWPCAGEPRFDLGFAYLAQALAEAGYGVLVPNLNAAFSETYGASAETRNAFADQRSGQIIDNHLNRLALAHRGEEPGFGLPLAGRVDLARLALVGHSMGGGAAARRALERLGSESAVALQGRIAAGGGPVSALVLVSPTRSLPIAERPDAYQLPDVPTAVIAGGCDRDIFDLSSLYYVEMARSQPRTTPVLGLLLPGANHNFFNATVAEDDYYRQANHGSLCNPQRSRDRLSRVAQETFLAQYTAAFLQTVWSPPGITALATVGLAPQRSSPAQLFGQAVLTTLVAPNSQRRTLLEADGASTPVLSPGLRAAFCPAIAPCESSPRPHPHFPARLTLTWDTAAEGLKVPLDPVDVSRFSSLDLRLAPDPAWALPQGQPAFAVVLRDGQGGAARVEIPSTVPALRQFEADPSSGDTALVYPSSLRIPLGQFAGVDLTALTRVELVFDQVPQGQLHLTSIEVVGQRDFGF, encoded by the coding sequence GTGGGGCCAAATCTGGCCGATTTTCCCCTGGTGGTGTCCTACGACCTGGGCACTACTACCCTGGACCAGACGGGGGTAGACCCGGCCCTGGAGGCGATGCCGATCGCCCTGACGGGGGCGATCGCGCTTCCCCCTGGCACCGCCCCGGTTCCCTGGGTGGTTGTGCTGCACGGTCGCCACGCTGGCTGCCACTTTCAGCCCGAGGCCACCAGCCAGTGGCCCTGCGCTGGGGAACCCCGCTTTGACCTGGGCTTTGCCTACCTGGCCCAGGCCCTGGCCGAGGCGGGGTATGGTGTGCTGGTACCGAACCTGAACGCCGCCTTCAGCGAGACCTATGGGGCTAGCGCTGAAACTCGCAACGCCTTTGCCGACCAGCGCAGTGGCCAGATCATCGACAATCACCTGAATCGATTGGCGCTGGCCCACCGGGGCGAAGAACCTGGGTTTGGGCTGCCCCTGGCCGGACGGGTTGACCTGGCCCGACTGGCGCTGGTGGGACACTCCATGGGCGGTGGCGCGGCGGCCCGCCGCGCCCTGGAACGGCTGGGCAGCGAGTCGGCGGTAGCCCTCCAGGGGCGCATTGCGGCGGGGGGAGGACCCGTCTCGGCCCTGGTGCTGGTCAGCCCCACCCGCAGCCTCCCCATAGCTGAGCGGCCCGATGCGTACCAGCTGCCCGATGTCCCCACGGCGGTGATTGCCGGGGGCTGCGATCGCGACATTTTCGATCTCAGCAGCCTCTACTACGTTGAGATGGCCCGGTCGCAGCCCCGCACAACCCCGGTATTGGGGCTGCTGCTGCCGGGAGCCAACCACAATTTTTTCAACGCTACCGTGGCGGAGGACGACTACTACCGGCAGGCCAACCACGGTTCTCTGTGCAACCCGCAGCGATCGCGCGATCGCCTGTCGCGGGTGGCCCAGGAAACTTTTCTGGCCCAGTACACCGCAGCCTTCTTGCAGACAGTGTGGTCTCCCCCTGGGATCACTGCCCTGGCCACAGTGGGCCTGGCCCCCCAGCGCAGCTCTCCGGCGCAGCTGTTTGGCCAGGCCGTGCTCACCACGCTGGTAGCTCCCAATAGCCAGCGCCGCACTCTGCTGGAGGCCGATGGGGCCTCAACTCCAGTCCTTAGCCCTGGTCTCAGGGCTGCTTTCTGCCCGGCGATCGCGCCGTGCGAGTCGTCGCCACGGCCCCATCCCCATTTCCCAGCCCGGCTCACCCTGACCTGGGACACGGCTGCCGAGGGGCTAAAGGTTCCTCTGGACCCCGTCGATGTCAGCCGCTTTAGCAGTCTGGACCTGCGCCTTGCCCCCGATCCAGCCTGGGCACTACCCCAGGGGCAGCCCGCGTTTGCGGTGGTGCTGCGCGACGGTCAGGGGGGCGCGGCCCGGGTCGAAATTCCCTCCACGGTGCCTGCGCTGCGCCAGTTTGAGGCCGACCCTAGTTCTGGCGACACTGCGCTTGTGTACCCCAGCAGTCTGCGGATTCCCCTGGGGCAGTTTGCAGGGGTAGACCTGACAGCGTTGACCCGCGTGGAGTTGGTGTTTGACCAGGTGCCCCAGGGCCAGCTACACCTGACCAGTATTGAGGTGGTGGGGCAGAGGGATTTTGGCTTTTAG
- a CDS encoding D-Ala-D-Ala carboxypeptidase family metallohydrolase, with protein sequence MGTWVKETDEAFYLMQGNQWISRIQKRPSASNPREQVLNVEGMRDWFLRSDAPLAMTVSVGTGGPEPVQAGSGGEVAPPPPPPPEGVAPPDGETPPPAGGGDPEGPGAGGEPAPEPAKNLTLRVKSTTFFKLQPKLASELTEAEKVLVTNGTTFNIQYYLDVGKNHWQVQLLEPTLGDKTNRTWFVYTPDIDVLTGVRLRVISDTLFKTEPKISSQLSESQKVFVKNGTQLSLLSFKPAAGDHYEIELADAIVGAEVNTKWYVYSPDTKVDGNRQTLEVTGDTIFKARPVQSSQLANADKVLVKKGSVFLLNSYAQPENNHVRVALQGAFLGPQNRTAWYAYIPDIQISGTEIGNRPGDQGPGNPSNPADRGIALTFPGFTGTYYSNDPIQPKNRYGVRGNFTWGEALHVNRSTGRYRRPANSAVVYNILKVADAMEEIRKMYGDKPLRINSWYRDPATNAAVGGASMSRHMSGDAVDFVVPGVRCSDVYARLNGWWGNRGGLASSSVFTHIDVRGYRARWSYGY encoded by the coding sequence ATGGGTACCTGGGTTAAGGAAACCGATGAAGCTTTTTATCTGATGCAGGGAAACCAGTGGATTTCCCGCATTCAGAAGCGCCCCTCCGCCTCCAACCCCAGGGAGCAGGTGCTCAACGTGGAAGGGATGCGAGATTGGTTTCTGCGATCAGATGCGCCCCTGGCCATGACGGTTTCGGTAGGAACCGGTGGCCCTGAACCCGTACAGGCCGGAAGTGGCGGTGAGGTCGCGCCGCCGCCCCCGCCGCCGCCGGAAGGGGTGGCACCGCCGGATGGAGAAACCCCACCCCCTGCGGGAGGCGGTGACCCCGAGGGGCCTGGTGCTGGCGGAGAGCCTGCCCCCGAACCGGCCAAGAACCTGACCCTGCGTGTCAAAAGCACCACCTTTTTTAAGCTGCAGCCCAAGCTGGCCAGCGAACTGACTGAGGCTGAGAAGGTGCTGGTTACCAACGGCACCACCTTTAACATTCAGTACTATCTCGACGTGGGCAAAAACCATTGGCAGGTGCAGCTGCTCGAACCCACCCTGGGCGATAAAACGAACCGCACCTGGTTTGTCTACACCCCCGATATTGACGTGCTGACCGGCGTCAGGCTGCGGGTGATCAGCGACACGTTATTTAAAACCGAGCCCAAGATCTCGTCGCAGCTGAGTGAGTCCCAGAAGGTGTTTGTCAAAAACGGCACTCAGCTCAGCCTGCTCTCCTTTAAACCAGCGGCGGGCGACCACTACGAGATCGAACTGGCCGATGCCATCGTCGGCGCCGAAGTCAATACCAAGTGGTATGTCTACAGCCCAGACACCAAGGTGGACGGCAACCGCCAAACCCTTGAAGTGACCGGCGACACAATTTTCAAAGCTCGCCCCGTGCAGTCCAGCCAACTGGCCAACGCCGACAAGGTGCTGGTCAAAAAGGGAAGTGTCTTCCTGCTCAACTCCTATGCTCAACCGGAGAACAACCACGTGCGGGTGGCGCTCCAGGGAGCCTTTCTGGGGCCCCAGAACCGCACAGCCTGGTACGCCTACATCCCCGATATCCAAATTTCGGGCACCGAAATTGGCAACCGCCCTGGCGACCAGGGGCCGGGGAACCCGAGCAATCCAGCCGATCGGGGGATAGCGCTGACGTTTCCTGGGTTTACGGGCACTTACTACTCTAACGACCCAATTCAGCCCAAAAACCGCTACGGGGTGCGCGGTAACTTCACCTGGGGTGAAGCGCTGCACGTCAACCGCAGCACCGGCAGATACCGCCGTCCGGCCAACTCTGCGGTTGTCTACAACATTTTGAAGGTGGCCGACGCAATGGAGGAAATTCGCAAGATGTACGGCGACAAGCCCCTCCGGATCAACTCCTGGTACCGCGACCCGGCCACCAATGCCGCCGTTGGTGGGGCCTCCATGTCTCGCCATATGTCCGGCGATGCGGTGGACTTTGTAGTGCCCGGTGTGCGCTGCTCCGATGTCTACGCGCGGCTAAACGGCTGGTGGGGCAACCGGGGTGGGCTGGCCAGTTCTTCTGTGTTTACCCACATCGATGTGCGGGGGTATCGAGCCCGCTGGAGCTACGGCTATTAG